A DNA window from Jaculus jaculus isolate mJacJac1 chromosome 1, mJacJac1.mat.Y.cur, whole genome shotgun sequence contains the following coding sequences:
- the Il19 gene encoding interleukin-19 codes for MKAWCVSLWPPILMLILCSVHTNSLKRCLISVDMRFIEKSFQGIKRALQAKDTFQNVTVLSILESPKNIKPADVCCVTKHLLTFYRDRVFQDHQESSPQIVRKISSIANSFLYMQKTLHQCQEQRWCHCSQEATNATRTVHDNYDQLDVHSAALKSLGELDIFLAWIDKNHQETSAA; via the exons ATGAAGGCGTGGTGTGTCTCACTTTGGCCCCCCATCCTGATGCTCATTCTGTGCTCAGTGCACACCAACAGTCTCAAGAGGTGTCTGATTTCTGTGGACATGCGCTTTATTGAAAAGAGTTTCCAGGGAATCAAAAGAGCGCTG CAAGCTAAAGACACCTTCCAAAATGTTACTGTCCTGTCCATCTTGGAGAGCCCGAAGAACATTAAG CCTGCAGATGTGTGCTGCGTGACCAAGCACCTCCTGACGTTCTACCGGGACAGGGTGTTTCAGGATCATCAGGAGTCAAGTCCCCAAATCGTGAGAAAAATCAGCAGCATTGCCAACTCATTCCTCTACATGCAGAAAACGCTGCATCAGTGT CAGGAGCAGAGATGGTGTCACTGTAGCCAGGAAGCCACCAACGCAACCAGAACTGTCCATGACAACTATGATCAG CTGGATGTCCATTCTGCTGCCCTTAAGTCCCTGGGAGAGCTGGACATCTTTCTAGCCTGGATTGACAAGAATCACCAGGAGACTTCTGCTGCTTGA